The stretch of DNA TTTTCTATTTGCACCTGCGATCGCGATTACGTTAGTATTTTCTGGTATTTTTCCGCTAGTTGCTAATGTTAATGGTTGGACTTGATAACCTCTATTTTCTAAACTTTGAACTGCTTGAGAAAGACCACCTTCAATATCTTTTAAAGGTGCTTCTCCGTGTCCTTGAAAAAAATAAATAGTTAAGGCGCGATCGCGTTTAATTTTTTCTATGGCATTAGTTAATTGTACTTCAGTTAAAACATTTCCCGAACGAGGATCTAAGGTTTGAATTCGTTGTTTTTTATTACCGTATTCTAGATAAACTTCACCTGGAGACTGAACATTAAATTTACCTTTGGCTAGTTGAATATTTATTTCAGGATCGACAACTTCAAACTGAAAATTTTGGCTATAACGACGATAATTTTGTAGTAAAGATTCAATTTCTGGATCGACGTTGCGATCAAAGATCCAGACTTTGAGAGGTTGAGATAAATTTTGAACAATAGCTTGAGTTTGAGGAGATAAAGTAAAGATTTTATTTTCAGTTAAATCAAATCTAAAAGAATTACGTATGGCAATAAAATTAATTAAGCCAATAATTAGGAAAATTGCTGTAGTTGCAATGAGGGCATTAGTTCCTACTTGCATTCCTCGTTGATGCCAAAAACTGCGATTTGATCTAATCATTAAACCAAACCAAACTGTGATTAAAATTGTACCAACAATTAAGAAACCTAGAGGTAACCATGACCATTGATTAGTAATTAAGCCAACAACTAATCCAGCGACAGCGAAAATTAAGCCAAAGAATAAACACAATTTATCTAAGATTTTTTTCATGGTTTAAGCTGTTGTGAATTTCATTTTTAGCTAAAAAATAAGTTTCAATTTATAACTAGTTGTGCTATTGATAGGGTTGAGGAAGAGAATGGGGAATAAAAAAGTGTAATTAATTTTGCCTGGATAAGCTGATAAACTGATATACATTATTATTCTGCTATTAAAAAAAAATCAACCTTTAAACCCCCTCCCTATCTGTGTGTCAATCTCAATAAACAAATTAAATCCCTAAAAACTTACTTATTAATTGCGAGTAAATCTAAATAATTCAATTGATTGAGCAGTTAAAAATATTCCTAAGAAAATATAACTGAATAATAAAATCAAATCGCTAGTCTCAAAAATTCCTTGAACTAAATTATTATAACTTTCTAATAAAGAAATATGTTTTAAAGCATTGCCAAATGTTCCACCAATACTATTAGCAATTAAATCAATAATCCAAAGAAATAAGACTAAAGTAAAAGTCAAAATTGCAGCAATAATCGAATTATCGGTGAGAGAAGAAATAAACATTCCTAAAGACAAAATTGCTGCTGCTAGTAAAATTAAACCAAAATGAGCTAAAAGTGGAACAGCAGGAGGAACAGCAGGATTAGCAGCACTAAAAGCGATCGCTTCGTATAAGAGAAGTGGTAAAATCATTACTAAAAAAAAGGCTACTACTGCTAAAAGTTTTCCTAAAGCAACTACCCAATTTG from Stanieria cyanosphaera PCC 7437 encodes:
- a CDS encoding ABC transporter permease: MIIANIIAIFQKELQSYFVSPLAYIVTAVFWFLSGLFFIELLLGQQGIIQQVAISEQMGMPTNIDVAYVFLNSLFAVMGSLSLFILPILSMNLYTEERKRGTIELLATSPVTNWVVALGKLLAVVAFFLVMILPLLLYEAIAFSAANPAVPPAVPLLAHFGLILLAAAILSLGMFISSLTDNSIIAAILTFTLVLFLWIIDLIANSIGGTFGNALKHISLLESYNNLVQGIFETSDLILLFSYIFLGIFLTAQSIELFRFTRN
- a CDS encoding Gldg family protein, yielding MKKILDKLCLFFGLIFAVAGLVVGLITNQWSWLPLGFLIVGTILITVWFGLMIRSNRSFWHQRGMQVGTNALIATTAIFLIIGLINFIAIRNSFRFDLTENKIFTLSPQTQAIVQNLSQPLKVWIFDRNVDPEIESLLQNYRRYSQNFQFEVVDPEINIQLAKGKFNVQSPGEVYLEYGNKKQRIQTLDPRSGNVLTEVQLTNAIEKIKRDRALTIYFFQGHGEAPLKDIEGGLSQAVQSLENRGYQVQPLTLATSGKIPENTNVIAIAGANRKLFPAEVKIIQEYLNNGGNLLLMLPPETDPGLTPILDDWGIQLDSRLVIDASGAGNILGLGPAAPIINNYGEHPITKDFGQDIAIFPESRPLKIVPKEGITATPLVITNEQSWAESDLSNQQLQFDSATDIKGPLDLAFALSRKENAQSKESRLVIFGSSTFATNGWLQQQLNSDLLLNSINWLAGEDEQTLSISAKEPTNRRINLAPLQARIISLMALFIMPMIALGMAIFTWWRRR